AAAAAGAAAAAAGATGGACTGCACAGCTTTGGTAGAATAAGAGTGAAGAGGTGATGGGTATGATCAGTTTCGAAACCAAAACCAAGATAGAAGAACTTGAAAAGAAATACAAGGATGTTCTTTCGGTGGTCAACGAGGATGAAATCAACAAGGAACTCGAAGAGGTAGAGAAAAAACTCACAGATCCATCGGTATGGAATGATCAAAAAAAGGCGCGTGAGTACACCCAGAAACTGAAGAGGTTGAAGAACATCTCTGAAGATTTGAAGAGAGTGAGGTCTCTGTTCGAAGATCTGGAAGTCGCTATAGAACTTTCCGACGAGGACCAAGAAATGGCTCAGCACGTGGAAGAAATAGTCCAGGAACTGGAGGGCGCCGTCAAAAAACTGGAACTTGAAATCATTCTGAACGGAAAATACGATCCGAACAACGCTTACCTGTCGGTCCATCCAGGTGCAGGTGGTACTGAGTCCCAGGACTGGGCGCAGATGCTTCTCAGAATGTACATGAGGTGGGCAGAGAGAAAAGGTTTCGATGTTGAGATCGTAGAGCTGCAGCCAGGAGAGGAAGCCGGCATCAAGGATGCCACGATCCTCATAAAAGGTGAATACGCTTACGGTTATCTGAAATACGAATCCGGTGTTCACAGGCTGGTTAGGATCTCACCCTTTGACGCAGCCAGAAGAAGACACACTTCTTTCGCTTCTGTGAATGTGATTCCGGAGATAGATGACGATGTGGATATAGAAATCAAGCCAGAAGATTTGAAGATAGAAACCTTCAGAGCCTCTGGACACGGTGGACAGTACGTCAACAAAACCGAATCTGCCGTGAGAATCACTCACCTGCCAACTGGGATCGTGGTCTCCTGTCAAAACGAAAGATCGCAGCACCAGAACAAACAGACCGCGCTGAAGATACTCAAGGCGAAACTGTACCAGCTCGAGATGGAAAAGAAGCGAAGAGAAATACAGGAGATTCAGGGAGAACTCAAGGACATTTCCTGGGGAAACCAGATAAGATCTTATATTTTCCACCCGTACACGATGGTTAAAGATCACAGAACCGGAGTGGAAACTGCGAACGTTGACGCCGTTATGGATGGAGACATAGATATGTTCATAGAGGCCGAGCTGGTCTATTTCGCTCGTCGATCAAGTTAAACCGTATTTCTTCATCTTGTAAGACAGGGTCTTGTAGTTCATATTCAGGACTTCACATACTTTTTTTCGATTGCCCTCGTTTTCCTCGAGGGCTTTCTTTATGACCTTCTTTTCCACGAATTCAACCAGAGAATCAACGAATTCTTTCAGGTTCAAGCCTTTTATCTCATCGATTCCACTGGCGATTTTCATCGCCTGATCAACGGGATTCTCCAGAGTAATTATTTCGTAGACTTTCTCGAGAAACTCCTGCGTGTTTCCCGGCCAGTGGTACTCTATCAGGAGCTTTGTCAGATCGTCATCGATTTTCACTGTTTTTCCCTGGAATTGAAGAGATCTTATGACCCCGTCAAGCATGTAGGGTATATCCATCTTCCTTTCTCTCAAAGGCGGTATTTCGACGAAAGGGATGTTGTTTTTCGGCGTGCTGTTCATTCCCAGTATTATCTTTCTGCCACCAAGACCAGCAGGCGAGAAATCTGGAGGCACATCGTCGATGAAAACAGTGTATGAATTTATGTTCATTGGAAGATCTTCATGGTAGATGAGGGAAAGGTAATTTCCACCCGTTACAAAATCCACATACGCGTGTCTGTGAACCCCTTTCTCTGAAACAAGAGCGAAGATAGAAAAAGAATTGTAAAATTTCAAAACTCGGAACAGAATTTCCTTTATCTTGGCTCCCTGAAGCTCTGGAGTGTAGAGTAAAAGGTTGAATCTTGCTTTGATGGTTTCAAAATCCTTTCTGACAGCCGCGTACTTCAAGGCGATTTCCAGCTCTCTCAAAGACTGGACAAAAAGGGTATCCTCCAGTTCCAGGATCTTCTCACCGAAAACCACATCCCACTTTTCGGCAAGGATCTTGTCTCTGTAGTCTTCTCCTTCGTACAGATCCCAGATCACATCGTGGGATATCTCTGATATCATATCTTTGAAGGTGTTGACAATATCCTTTCTGATGAGGACCCTTAACACAGTATCAACCCCGTTGCCCGTTGCTTCCGTTTCAAATCTTACCACACGAAAGGGAGGAAAGAGGAACGGAATGGAGCTCAAAAAACTGGATGAAGGTCTTTTCTGGCCGGATTACAAAAACTCTATCGTCAATTTTTCAAATTCGATTCTCGAATTGTTCGACGAAAAACCACTACATAGGCCTTTCAGGTTCCCCAAGCGAGTTCTTGAAAACGTGAGAAAAGTGATCGTTATGGTAATAGACGGCCTCAGTTTTGAGATCTTTTCGGACACGATTCATGATGACGATGTTCAGGTTTTTCCCTGTTCGTCTGTTTTTCCAACCACCACCGCTGCTGCTCTTCCCAGTCTCTACTCTGCTCTCACACCGTTAGAACACGGCTTTTTGGGCTACATTCTTTATCTCAGAGAAGTGGGAAGCCTTGTGAACATGATAGAGATGTCTCCTCCGGGCCTTCCCAGAGACAGCGTGCTCAGGTTTCACGATTTCAAGTTCACCACTATCTTTCAGAGACTTCAGAGCAAAGTGAAGAGCTTCTTTTTTATTCCAAGGTATCTTCTGGGAACGGGTTTTTCCAGAATAATGTCCCAGGGATCGGAGCAGATCGGTTTTTCGAGTTTTGGGGATATGATCGAAAGAACTCTTGAAGTGCTTGAAAAACACGACAGAACGCTGGTTTTCATCTACTGGCCAACGTTGGATTCGATAGCGCACAAAAACGGTGTTGGAAGAGAGTACATCAGAGAGCTGAGATGGATTTACAGGATCTTGAAGTCCGAACTTCTCCGCAGGCTGAAGCAGGACACACTCTTTTTCCTTGTGAGCGACCACGGGCAGATTTCGACACCTCAAGACAACGAAATATGGTGGGATTTTTCTTCTGAAGTCATGAGGTTTCTCGACAGACCCCCCGCTGGAGAACAGAGAATGATGTTTCTTTATACGAAAAAAAAGAGAGCTTTGATAGAATATCTTAAGGAGAAATACGGAGATTTTGCCGTTTTTCTTGACACGAAAGACGTCGTCCAGCTTTTTGGAACTGGAAGAAAGCACCCAGAATTTTTCAGCAGAGTGGGAGACGCTGTTCTGATAACAAGGGAGACTTTTTCCTTTAACTACAGATACACAGGGAAGGAAGAGAGCTTGTCTGGAAGGCACGGGAGTCTTTCTTATCAGGAACTGGTGGTGCCTTTGGTAGTCTACAGGAGGTGGTAAGTTCCGTTATTTGAAGAGTCCAACCTGGGGAAAAGTGGATTACAGAACGGTTCGAGAGCTCATAAAAAAGTTCACAGAAGGATACAAATAC
The sequence above is a segment of the Thermotoga sp. Mc24 genome. Coding sequences within it:
- the prfB gene encoding peptide chain release factor 2 encodes the protein MISFETKTKIEELEKKYKDVLSVVNEDEINKELEEVEKKLTDPSVWNDQKKAREYTQKLKRLKNISEDLKRVRSLFEDLEVAIELSDEDQEMAQHVEEIVQELEGAVKKLELEIILNGKYDPNNAYLSVHPGAGGTESQDWAQMLLRMYMRWAERKGFDVEIVELQPGEEAGIKDATILIKGEYAYGYLKYESGVHRLVRISPFDAARRRHTSFASVNVIPEIDDDVDIEIKPEDLKIETFRASGHGGQYVNKTESAVRITHLPTGIVVSCQNERSQHQNKQTALKILKAKLYQLEMEKKRREIQEIQGELKDISWGNQIRSYIFHPYTMVKDHRTGVETANVDAVMDGDIDMFIEAELVYFARRSS
- a CDS encoding helix-turn-helix domain-containing protein — encoded protein: MISEISHDVIWDLYEGEDYRDKILAEKWDVVFGEKILELEDTLFVQSLRELEIALKYAAVRKDFETIKARFNLLLYTPELQGAKIKEILFRVLKFYNSFSIFALVSEKGVHRHAYVDFVTGGNYLSLIYHEDLPMNINSYTVFIDDVPPDFSPAGLGGRKIILGMNSTPKNNIPFVEIPPLRERKMDIPYMLDGVIRSLQFQGKTVKIDDDLTKLLIEYHWPGNTQEFLEKVYEIITLENPVDQAMKIASGIDEIKGLNLKEFVDSLVEFVEKKVIKKALEENEGNRKKVCEVLNMNYKTLSYKMKKYGLT
- a CDS encoding alkaline phosphatase family protein, with protein sequence MELKKLDEGLFWPDYKNSIVNFSNSILELFDEKPLHRPFRFPKRVLENVRKVIVMVIDGLSFEIFSDTIHDDDVQVFPCSSVFPTTTAAALPSLYSALTPLEHGFLGYILYLREVGSLVNMIEMSPPGLPRDSVLRFHDFKFTTIFQRLQSKVKSFFFIPRYLLGTGFSRIMSQGSEQIGFSSFGDMIERTLEVLEKHDRTLVFIYWPTLDSIAHKNGVGREYIRELRWIYRILKSELLRRLKQDTLFFLVSDHGQISTPQDNEIWWDFSSEVMRFLDRPPAGEQRMMFLYTKKKRALIEYLKEKYGDFAVFLDTKDVVQLFGTGRKHPEFFSRVGDAVLITRETFSFNYRYTGKEESLSGRHGSLSYQELVVPLVVYRRW